The nucleotide sequence GCGCTCGGACCGCTGCGGCGCGACCTGCGCCGCTGGCTTTCCCAGGCCCGCAAGGCGGGCCTCGACGAGGAGAGCATCGAAGCCTTGTTGATGTCCACGTTTCGCGACTCCGCCAGAGAGGACATAGCGTGACTGTCCTGAAAGCCCAGGGCCTGGGCAAGAAGTACGGGCGCAAGCAGGCACTGACCGGCTGCACGCTGGAGATCGAGGCCGGCCACGTCACCGGGCTCGTCGGCCCCAACGGCGCCGGCAAGTCGACGCTGCTGAACATCGCGGCCGGCATGCTGGAGCCGACGAGCGGCACGATCGAGGTGTGCGGCGGCCTGCCGGGCAGCGGCCCGGAGCAGCTGGCCAAGGTCGGGTACGTCGCCCAGAACACGCCGGTCTACAGTGGACTGACCATCGAAGAGCACCTGCGGCTCGGCGCCCACCTCAACCCGGGCTGGGACACCTCGCTCGCCGAGAAGCGCGTCGAACGGCTCGGACTGGACCCGAAGCAGCCCGCCGGCAAGCTCTCCGGCGGCCAGCGCGCCCAGCTGGCGCTCACGATCGGCATCGCCAAGCGGCCCGAACTGCTCCTGCTCGACGAGCCGGTCGCGGCGCTGGACCCGCTGGCGCGCCGCGAGTTCCTGCAGGACCTGATGGAAGCCGTCGCCGAGCACGGGCTGTCCGTCGTGATGTCCTCGCACCTGGTCAACGACCTGGAACGGGTCTGCGACCACCTCGTCGTG is from Amycolatopsis mediterranei and encodes:
- a CDS encoding ABC transporter ATP-binding protein, translating into MTVLKAQGLGKKYGRKQALTGCTLEIEAGHVTGLVGPNGAGKSTLLNIAAGMLEPTSGTIEVCGGLPGSGPEQLAKVGYVAQNTPVYSGLTIEEHLRLGAHLNPGWDTSLAEKRVERLGLDPKQPAGKLSGGQRAQLALTIGIAKRPELLLLDEPVAALDPLARREFLQDLMEAVAEHGLSVVMSSHLVNDLERVCDHLVVLVDSQVRVIGEVETLLATHHRLSGPRRDVETLPADQHVVSATHTDRQTTVLVRTEAPILDPAWTVAQLGLEDLVLEYMSHPTAARPALEVLR